A single region of the Longimicrobium sp. genome encodes:
- a CDS encoding branched-chain amino acid ABC transporter substrate-binding protein, whose translation MKALSSSSAVAALAVLSLAACGRKEETIVLGVAAPLQMANGKSVQMAAEMAVDEINKKLAGTGRTFALEIRDDEKSEKKGIEVARDLRENEKVVAVIGHVNSAVSIKAAPIYNMPAGEQDSILGDPVVQISPASSAPALTGAGPWTFRVTPTDLEFSPVLARHARERLGSSKAAVIYANDEYGQGVTSTFAAAFRRQGGQIVSSDPYLPDILKNPAALDPYLVRAIRRGADALVIGGQADAGVPIIQAARRLGYTGPILGADGLTGVKDARGVGEGVFVSSAFLPDHDTPAAQKFVAAFRARYKTSPDHRAAQTYDIVYLLYEAITKVGPDREAIRGYLEQVGRPGGHPAFDGVSGTIKFDENGDVVEKPVVIGVVRGSELVTAR comes from the coding sequence ATGAAAGCGCTTTCCTCGTCGTCCGCAGTCGCCGCCCTCGCGGTGCTCTCCCTCGCCGCGTGCGGCCGGAAGGAGGAGACCATCGTGCTGGGCGTCGCCGCGCCTCTCCAGATGGCCAACGGCAAGTCCGTGCAGATGGCCGCCGAGATGGCCGTGGACGAGATCAACAAGAAGCTCGCGGGTACCGGCCGCACCTTCGCGCTCGAGATCCGCGACGACGAGAAGAGCGAGAAGAAGGGGATCGAAGTCGCGCGGGACCTGCGCGAGAACGAAAAGGTGGTGGCGGTGATCGGGCACGTGAACTCGGCCGTGTCGATCAAGGCGGCGCCCATCTACAACATGCCGGCGGGCGAGCAGGACAGCATCCTGGGCGATCCGGTCGTGCAGATCTCGCCGGCGTCTAGCGCGCCGGCGCTCACGGGCGCGGGTCCGTGGACCTTTCGCGTCACCCCCACCGACCTGGAGTTCTCGCCCGTGCTGGCGAGGCACGCGCGCGAGCGGCTCGGGAGCAGCAAGGCGGCGGTCATCTACGCCAACGACGAGTACGGGCAGGGGGTGACCTCCACCTTCGCGGCCGCTTTCCGCCGCCAGGGCGGACAGATCGTCTCGTCCGACCCGTACCTCCCCGACATCCTCAAGAACCCGGCGGCGCTGGACCCGTACCTGGTGCGCGCCATCCGCCGCGGCGCCGACGCGCTGGTGATCGGCGGGCAGGCGGACGCGGGTGTCCCCATCATCCAGGCCGCGCGCCGGCTGGGGTACACCGGCCCCATTCTGGGCGCGGATGGGCTGACCGGGGTCAAGGACGCGCGCGGGGTAGGGGAGGGGGTGTTCGTGAGCTCCGCCTTCCTCCCGGACCACGACACGCCCGCGGCCCAGAAGTTCGTTGCCGCGTTCCGTGCGCGCTACAAGACGTCGCCGGACCACCGTGCGGCGCAGACCTACGACATCGTTTATCTTCTCTACGAGGCCATCACCAAGGTCGGCCCGGACCGCGAGGCGATCCGCGGCTACCTTGAGCAGGTGGGCCGCCCCGGTGGGCACCCGGCCTTCGACGGCGTCAGCGGCACCATCAAGTTCGACGAGAACGGCGACGTCGTCGAGAAGCCGGTCGTCATCGGCGTCGTCCGCGGCAGCGAGCTGGTGACGGCGCGGTAG